In one Culex quinquefasciatus strain JHB chromosome 2, VPISU_Cqui_1.0_pri_paternal, whole genome shotgun sequence genomic region, the following are encoded:
- the LOC6042982 gene encoding protein inturned — translation MMNAGHPNLYNNNLNRSPQATEEIATDEQVWTDDQSVSSASNSSCEAHEWSPFISDNFLFYIKLDLVYHAKPIVFDDDLFFRNEYRRLSIRKKENILSKFGHREKNKHKLFKVTVINTIKKEQLNGINKEIIISVAPKKNIVLKDLLPLSETILGITTSLFPDGRKLMVDKVKDYSIFNRGKLVKSKDWIKSMDAEMVTVDNLDALLESSTMIPTILKITFFEMIEHDISNAIEIKITNLMDLIQSQETLFNKDDIQTMSSNDLIFSMIYISKDGSQNDELDVTFCYPTRENNLLFSSKGSFLTLHSIFSSSFQTRTVMTNLKIRNSLFYTTYNVLDDGVLLLGFNSKYASLFSVKQKSEQICNLMSILYLNCSQTLNKPVEQQTELMQLCELVRHSVKTNRCLDKFEKSFHQPQFVPLPKEIQLRINDALGELEAMDYRNWNDDLVDLFCDLTIIGCCLYYNQYLVCSHLNGAFLRDVEVILRNFGIFEVISTTNIKNMAIWRKIYFKEFCEQKFHETNDAYLMLVSIGHLLMVVILEVPLDTNHNKSFSRYVEEIQDMLDYFKSTGIENLIRIWIDSNRRPQCIPMTSVKHETGTEESRPSSTRNHDEESNASSSIKNHAIKDENLNEHDDDDDSDWGQSMNSSQRSSSFDITEISENRCKEFSELVPSSLTFGTENLLYYFVQLELGEGVFIAPVLNTLNSKHDIIMNTFQKTCTLIHDTLQNTKKFRDLLSNESNKLVNTQRSLVAIKEQGMLMSVPKEGSAGERIEFWVLGRLFSSPPRELYVCHRSDAPQHMVELAFRICLTCAG, via the exons ATGATGAACGCCGGTCATCCCAATTTGTACAACAATAATCTAAATCGATCGCCACAGGCTACCGAAGAGATAGCAACAGATGAACAG GTTTGGACCGATGACCAATCCGTTTCATCGGCCAGCAACAGCAGCTGCGAAGCCCACGAATGGAGTCCCTTCATCAGTGACAACTTTTTATTCTACATCAAGCTGGATCTAGTTTATCACGCCAAGCCAATCGTATTCGACGACGATCTGTTCTTCCGTAATGAGTACAGGCGGCTATCGATTCGCAAGAAGGAGAACATCCTCTCAAAGTTCGGCCACCGGGAGAAGAACAAGCACAAACTGTTCAAGGTGACCGTGATTAATACCATCAAGAAGGAGCAGCTCAATGGCATCAACAAGGAAATTATCATCAGCGTTGCTCCCAAAAAGAATATTGTTCTGAAAGACTTGTTACCGCTGAGTGAGACTATTCTCGGCATCACAACGTCCCTGTTCCCAGACGGAAGAAAGCTGATGGTGGACAAGGTTAAAGATTATTCCATCTTCAACAGGGGCAAACTGGTAAAGTCAAAGGATTGGATAAAATCGATGGATGCTGAAATGGTCACGGTTGACAACTTGGACGCGCTGCTGGAAAGCTCGACAATGATaccaacaattttgaaaatcacctTCTTCGAAATGATCGAACACGACATTTCGAATGCGATCGAAATCAAAATTACCAACCTCATGGATCTTATTCAAAGCCAAGAAACACTCTTTAACAAGGACGATATCCAAACCATGAGCAGCAATGATTTGATATTCAGCATGATCTACATCTCGAAAGATGGCTCGCAAAATGACGAGCTGGATGTTACATTTTGCTACCCAACGCGGGAAAATAACTTACTGTTTAGCTCTAAAGGTAGCTTCCTAACATTGCATTCCATCTTCAGTTCCTCATTCCAAACGAGAACCGTCATGACCAACTTGAAAATAAGAAACTCACTATTTTACACAACCTACAACGTATTGGACGATGGCGTGCTGCTGCTGGGATTTAACTCCAAGTATGCTTCACTGTTTTCGGTGAAACAAAAAAGTGAACAAATCTGCAACCTCATGAGCATTCTGTACCTGAACTGTTCGCAGACACTGAACAAGCCAGTCGAGCAACAAACGGAGCTGATGCAGCTGTGCGAACTTGTGAGGCATTCGGTGAAGACAAACAGGTGCTTGGACAAGTTTGAAAAGTCCTTCCACCAGCCACAGTTTGTGCCCCTTCCGAAAGAAATACAGCTTCGCATTAACGATGCACTTGGAGAGCTGGAAGCCATGGATTATCGCAACTGGAACGATGATTTGGTGGACTTGTTTTGTGATCTGACCATCATCGGCTGTTGCCTCTATTACAATCAGTACTTGGTTTGTTCACACCTGAACGGAGCATTTCTAAGGGACGTCGAAGTCATTCTGAGAAACTTTGGCATTTTTGAGGTCATTTCAACGACCAACATTAAGAATATGGCTATTTGGAGAAAAATCTACTTCAAAGAATTCTGCGAGCAAAAGTTTCACGAAACAAACGACGCCTATTTGATGCTGGTGTCTATCGGACACTTGCTAATGGTGGTCATTCTGGAAGTTCCACTCGACACCAATCACAACAAATCGTTTTCGCGGTACGTGGAAGAAATTCAAGATATGCTGGACTACTTCAAATCAACGGGTATTGAAAATCTGATACGCATATGGATCGACTCAAATCGGCGACCGCAGTGCATTCCAATGACCTCCGTAAAACACGAAACTGGTACAGAAGAAAGCCGTCCAAGCAGCACGAGAAATCACGACGAAGAGTCCAATGCATCGAGTTCGATCAAAAATCACGCCATCAAAGATGAAAACCTAAACGaacacgacgacgatgacgattcGGACTGGGGTCAAAGCATGAACAGCAGCCAACGCAGCAGCAGCTTCGATATaacggaaatttctgaaaatcgcTGCAAAGAATTTTCCGAGTTGGTCCCGAGCAGTTTGACGTTCGGTACCGAAAACCTTCTGTACTACTTTGTCCAGCTAGAACTCGGAGAAGGTGTCTTTATTGCGCCCGTGCTGAACACCCTGAACTCGAAACACGACATCAtcatgaacacattccagaaaaCTTGCACCCTAATCCATGACACACTGCAAAACACGAAGAAGTTCCGCGACTTGCTGTCCAACGAGTCGAACAAGCTGGTGAACACGCAACGTTCACTGGTGGCAATCAAAGAGCAAGGAATGCTCATGTCCGTGCCGAAAGAGGGCAGCGCCGGAGAGAGGATCGAGTTTTGGGTGCTGGGACGGTTGTTCAGCTCCCCGCCGCGGGAACTGTACGTTTGCCATCGGTCGGATGCTCCGCAGCACATGGTCGAGTTAGCGTTCCGAATTTGTTTGACTTGTGCGGGTTAG
- the LOC6042983 gene encoding zinc finger protein 814: MSICRLCAACDSDLTSIFTRKQMRTIADMVQEVTSVEVPIDDPHSVLVCPDCIETTLVAFNFIKRVQEVDRQFEDKLNRMEKEVAGLVDVKQDVETIESSIFDADGVELIDHSASTMPTQNLLTLGDGSVEIVDGEPDETAKELLQLFVESIQHSDSDKWYKLKCDRDFAELLTGSVRLNEEDDHLSDVEEGSNLVKNEERIARCCDRKCKTTFQSHAELFEHGSKVHGGDRHKAKTSNPFTCLICLQRFKTRRSLVGHMRNLIVDYRCRTCDVYFNTQRERDAHVKISHEFKTSQRYKIEEQPIKICCGCDAKFETIEELYQHGIDVHKTTAASAIINKVDYDQECNICYKLFKNKNSVRYHQISVYRLKRFICGICNNQFETSSKLNNHKRVHITERKFVCDICGGKFKSNAELRLHNKSHEEPQLMCSSCGARFRKRSHLQVHLKVHDANAYEFTCHICQKQFKHKFTLKEHLTIHTGERVLKYACPHCSKKFPRNRDLQTHLRKVCEKD; the protein is encoded by the exons ATGTCGATTTGTCGCTTATGTGCAGCTTGCGACTCGGATCTTACGTCGATTTTCACCCGGAAACAGATGAGAACCATCGCCGACATGGTGCAGGAAGTTACATCCGTTGAG GTTCCAATCGATGATCCACACTCCGTCCTGGTTTGTCCAGATTGCATCGAGACAACTTTGGTTGCGTTTAATTTTATCAAACGAGTTCAAGAAGTGGACCGACAATTCGAGGACAAACTGAACCGGATGGAAAAGGAAGTCGCCGGATTGGTCGATGTTAAACAGGATGTGGAAACAATAGAATCCTCAATTTTCGACGCTGATGGAGTAGAGCTGATCGATCACTCTGCCAGTACGATGCCCACCCAAAACCTTCTTACCCTGGGCGATGGATCGGTTGAGATTGTGGACGGTGAACCGGACGAGACTGCAAAGGAACTCTTGCAGCTGTTTGTTGAATCGATCCAGCACAGTGATTCGGACAAATGGTACAAGCTGAAATGTGACCGGGATTTTGCGGAGTTGCTGACGGGGTCAGTAAGATTGAACGAGGAAGATGATCATCTTTCGGATGTAGAAGAGGGATCAAATCTTGTAAAGAACGAAGAAAGGATCGCGCGATGTTGTGACCGGAAATGTAAGACGACGTTTCAAAGCCATGCAGAACTATTCGAGCATGGATCAAAAGTTCATGGAGGTGATCGACACAAAGCAAAAACTTCAAACCCATTTACATGTTTGATTTGCTTGCAAAGGTTCAAAACCCGGCGGTCCCTGGTGGGTCACATGCGCAACCTGATCGTTGATTATCGATGTCGCACTTGTGACGTGTATTTCAACACACAGCGTGAACGGGATGCTCATGTCAAAATTAGTCATGAATTCAAGACAAGTCAACGATATAAAATTGAGGAACAACCAATCAAAATTTGCTGTGGTTGTGACGCCAAATTTGAAACGATTGAAGAGCTTTACCAACATGGCATCGATGTCCACAAAACCACGGCAGCCTCAGCGATTATCAACAAAGTTGACTATGATCAAGAGTGTAACATTTGTTACAAActctttaaaaacaaaaacagcgtTCGATATCATCAAATCTCAGTGTACAGGCTGAAACGATTTATCTGCGGAATTTGCAATAATCAATTTGAAACATCGTCCAAGTTGAACAACCACAAAAGAGTGCACATCACCGAACGCAAGTTTGTCTGTGATATCTGTGGCGGAAAGTTTAAATCCAACGCCGAACTACGCCTCCATAACAAGTCTCACGAAGAACCACAACTGATGTGTTCAAGCTGCGGAGCTCGTTTCAGGAAAAGGTCCCATCTTCAAGTACACCTAAAGGTTCACGACGCAAACGCCTACGAATTTACGTGCCATATCTGCCAGAAGCAGTTTAAGCACAAATTCACCCTCAAGGAACACCTTACAATTCACACTGGCGAGCGGGTGCTCAAATACGCATGTCCTCATTGCTCGAAAAAGTTTCCTCGTAATCGGGATCTGCAGACCCATCTGCGAAAGGTTTGCGAAAAGGATTAA